The genomic segment GAGGAGCCATCTTGGGATGTGAAGCACAGAGAAGCCATCTTGGGGGGACAGAGAAGCCGTTTTGGGGATATGGGGTACAGAGACAAGAACAGGGAGTGGGAGAACAGGTAAGAACTCGGTGAGAAAGTAAATCCAAACCTATACATCCAAACATCCATTCCAAAGATCCTGCAAAGGTTAAACTATGCTCAGTGTATTCTACTTAGGAGGGTACCAATGCCTGGTAAAGTGTAAGCCCACAATACATATAGTAAACGAATATCagtaaattagtaaataaatattctGGAAAGACTGCCATGTAAAACACCCAAAATATGGATATCTATAGCTTTACACTTTAGTTATCTGAAGAAATTAATTGGCTTCATTTCTCCAGCATGTCACTTTTCTTTTCCTAGAGAATTCACCACTCCTCGGTCTCAGCCATCTATCAATTAGGTAAAAATACACATAGCCACACAACTGGCTTATTGACGCGCCTACCTGTGTTCAGGAGTAGGTCCTTCTTTCAGTTTCAGGAAGACAGACGGATCTGAGGCCAGTAAACTGGGGGGGGGCGGCCCCCCACCACGTACAGTGCCATATGGAAACTACTAATTCTGTCCCACAATTTGGTTGCAATAAACTAAAATTGACATGCATATGATTTAATctgataaatatgtatacatatatttataaaatttttatcataCTATGCAGGCTACACGCTATCTTCTGTCCTCATTTTCAGATTTAACAGGATGAGATGAACCTCATTAAACGTTGTtttgatatctttttaaaaatagattttacaatttattttatcattcacCAATGATCGgaggaatattttattatttagagcACATTTAGGTTTCTGCAGAATTAAGCAGAAGGTATGGAGATTTTCCACACCCTGCCTGCTCCCAGACacgcagtctttttttttttttttgagatggagttttgctcttgtacccaggctggagtgcaatggcacaatctcggctcaccgcaacctccgccttctgggttcaggcaattctcctgcctcagcctccgagtagctgggattacaggcacgcgccaccatgcccagctaaattttgtatttttagtagagatgttgaccaagatggtctcgatctcttgacctcatgatccacccgcctcggcctcccaaagtgctgggattacaggcttgagccaccgcgcccggccacacgCAGTCTTACCCATTACCAATACACCTCGCCAGAGAGGTTCACCTATGACAACCGATGAACCAACATGGACCCGTCACTGTCACCCAAAGTCCACAGCTTACACTAGGGTAGACTCTTGGTGTGGTGCATTGCATGCGTTTGGTAAAATAAATAAGGACATGTACCTAGCACTAAAGTTTCACACAGAATGGTTTCATCGCCTTAAAATCCTCTATGTTCCACCTGTTCATGCCTTCCTCCCCCAACGCTGGCATCATTTTAAAAGAGGACATAAATATTCCATTGGAAGATGAGGTGAGTCAAATGTATTCAGATCTCCTAATAACAGGCTTTTAGATTATTTCAGGTTCTTTGCAATGATGAACCACTCTGAGAGACATCTCAACAGCTGGTGTGTATATACAAGTATGATTATTTCCTCACAATGCACTCCtaagagtggaatttctgggtcaaaggaTATGCACATTTTgatgtgcattttaaatttactgaAATGTGTTTGTACCGATTTTTGGTCCCCCGGGGCTGCCTTAGAGAGGCTATTTTCCCACACTTCCACAAACAGTAAATCATTGTTGATAGGTGGACGTGGAAATGCCTTGACTGTGATTGCTGCAGGAGGCGACAAATCCTAGGCAGACAGAGGCGGTCCGGTAAACCTGTCAGGCTTGAGACAGTTTAAAGCCTAACTACAAGTCCTGGGTAAATCCACGGAAGGGGCTGGGAACCTCCCGTCCCATTTGGCACTTTCCTCTGGTCCATTAACCCCTCCTCACCTATTTCACACACACCTACCCTTCCCCAACTGGTTTTTTACACTGCTGTGCCCACCTTTGAGGGGTGACTTtgtttcagccttttttttttttttttttttttttgcaaactcACAATCAGCATGCACGCCTCCATTCTGAGTCCAAATAAGCCCCTGACCAAGCCACACTGGGGGAAAGACTACCTGACTTCTGGTGGGGACCACCCTCGCCCTCCCTCTCAGCTGAGAGCTGTTTTGTGCTTAATGAAATTCTTGTCCGCCCTCCTCACACTCTGGTTGtcaacataatctcattcttcttggaggcaggacaagaactcaggtcACTGCAGAATGCAGGTACCAGGACTGCAGTAATACTGTAACCCTGCACCCCCACCCGCTTTGCCTGCCCCACTCAGCGGAAGCAGTGGTGGCCAGAAAGGGGCAACGGGGCTGAGCGGGCTGTTACCGCGCCAGTTGAGAGCTGTTAATACGCCGTTAGTCCCCGAACATCCCCTATGGGGATTCGGGGTCGCGGGCATGTGTTTGGGCGCCGTGGTGTTCCCCTTGCCTGGACGCAGGAGTCCGCCGAGGCAGTCACTTGCCACACGCCTGGTCCAGCTTCAAGCCCCGTGTGGAGCCTGCTCCTGTGCTGGCCGTTGGAGGCCCCAGACCCTGCGCTGCTCTGCTCGCACGACCCTCCCATTTGGAGCTGAGAGAACAGTCACGTGGCCACCGGACAGGCCAAAGCCCAGCCAGGTGCGGCTCCGGGGCCAAGAGAGGCCTGGGCAGGGGCATCCCCGGTCGTAGACGTCTCCGGCTGGCAAAGCAGCACTGAAAAAAGTCCTGCGTCAACTATCTTTCATTAGTGGTGAGAATGGAAATGTTATGCGAATTATCATTTAGCATAACATTTGCATATTTCTGTGATTTGTTACTTTTTGGGTCACgcatatttttcttattcaacCTATACAGATTCTACATCAAGCACGTTCTATGTAACAGGAGTATGTTTTAccgtattttaaaaaaagaatggattTATCATTTACTGTTGCTCAAATGTCACAAATGTATTACAGGGCACAGAAAACTAGCGGAGAGTTACGGTGGAACGTCGCCTTGCTGGTGTTTATTTCCACATCTCTGAAAGTAGCTCATTAAATAGATTCTGTTGGGGAAACGGACAGATCCTAACTACCCCAGGCAGAGTAACACAGCTTGCCATTAGGAACTACTGAAAACAAGGGCGTCTCTCCTGTGAAGGGCACCGCGAGCATCTCACAGACCGGGCAGAGGGGAGGCCGCGCTGCGAAGGCAGCAGACCCAGGCTCACCTGGATGTTGTCGAACCTGAGCCCCGGCATGGTGAGCTTCTCCTTGTCCACGAACACGGCGCCGCGCTGCTGGGCGGCCACAGCCCGCAGGACCCCGCGCGTGGCCTCGCCGGGGAGCCAGGCGTCGTTCCTCCGGTCCATCTCGCTCATGCTCAGGGCGGTGGCGAAGGGGTCGTCACTCCCCGCAAACACCGCCTGGATGTGCGCGAACGGCTCCGGCGATGCTGGGGGCGCAGCGGCCTGGGGCCCTTGGGTGGCCGCGGGTTCGGAACGCCCCTCGATCCCGGGCACAGTGAGGGGAGGCGGGCTGGCGGGGGCCGGGGAGTCCGCGCCGGGGTTGCTGACGGAGACGAAGGCGGAGGTGGTGAAGGAGTCGAAGAAGTCTGAGGCCAAGGAGTGGCTGGCGGCCGTGTCTCCGAAGAACgtgctgaggctggggctgggctgcacCGCCTGGGGCGGCGTCCGGGCGCGAGCCTCGTTGGCACCGCCGAAGCTGGGCGACTTCACCATCTGCGGCTCGAAGCCGTCCCCGGGGGCCGGGGGCGCGCGCTGGCTGAAGATGGTGCACACCGGGACCGGGTCCGCGGCGGGCGGCGTCTGCTCGGGGAGCGCGGCTTCGGCTTCGCTTCCTGGGGTTTCATGGGCTGCGTCCTGCCTCGGGGTCCCATCACTGCCGGGGGCCGCGGCCTCGTCCTCCCGGGCGTCCCCGGGTGCACGGTCGCCTTCGGCCTCGCCGGTGGGACTCGGGGTGCCCGCGGGCTCCGGGCCTGGGTCGCCTTTCCCTCGGGGCTCGGCTTCCTCACGCACCCGGCCCAGGTCACCCGCGTCGCCCTCGCTGTTGTTGGGGGAGTCGGAGATGACGACGCTCTCCATCATGTGTTCGTTCAGCTTGTCCACGAGGGGACCCGAGTCTTCCGACGCGCTCTCGTTCTCTTCGGATCCAAATTCATCTCCGCCGAGATCGATGGTCTCCTCCTGGAAGAGCAACCCCTCCTCATCAGCAGGCGCGAGCGGAGGGAGGTGCGGGGCCCGCGGGGCCTCCGGGGCTGGGGTCTCCTCGCCGCCGCCAGCGTCCTCCATGACCCTGAAAGCAAAGACAGAGAAGGCCCTTGAGCGTGATCGTGTCCTCAACCGAACATGCCTCTTGCTTATGGGCTGCAATGGCCCAGACTCCACTTCTCCAACTTCTTATCCATGTGCTTTTGATTACGGTGAAACACACATACAACATACCACCTTAAGTTGAGTAGTGTCAAGTACATCTACATgttctccagaactcttttcaatttgcaaaacaaaaatgcaatCCGCATTAAACACCCCCCtaccccgcccccgcccccgccccccccccccccccactgaaATTAAGTGGAGTCACTGATACTGCCTTCTTGTGACTGGCAGATTTTACTCAGCATAAAGTCCTCAAGGGCTACTTGGGCTGCAGCTTGGGcagactttccttccttttcaggcTGAACCACATGCCACCCTAGCACACCACCCTTTGTTGACCCAGCCATCTGCCGATGAACACGTGGGTTGCTCCCACCTTTAAGCCACTGTGAAtgctgctgcaatgaacatgggtgtacaacaCCCCTTTGAGAGCCTGCTTCCAATCATTTTGGGAATATACCTAGAAGGGACTGCTGGATAATAtggtaaatctatttttaattcttttttagggACCAAAAAGCCTTTTCATAGTGGCTGAACTAGTCATTCCTACAGTGTCATACAACAGTGCACAAGTGTCCCAATTCCTGTCCTTGCCAACCCTCCTTAGCCATTCCAGAGGTGTGAGGTTCCAGCCATATAAACGCTGCTTTATTCTGAGACTCAGCTGAAGTCCCTCCTCTTTCATGAAGCCCTCCTAAGACTCTTCAACCTGTAATAGTCTCTTCACTCTTCCCCATGCCGTCCCCCCACCTCATATTATCTGCCTAACTCTGGACTGTGAGACAGTGAGAATGACATGAAAAACTTAAAcactaagaaaacaaaagcacGCTCACTGAGTAACAATGGCGGAAGCTGACAACACAGCCGGCTAACATTTATTGGCACATACTATGCCCCTGGCTGTATATTCATACGCGATTCTCAGAACAGCCCTCTGAGATAGCTGCTATCACTGTCTTTgctttgcagatgaggacactgaggcctcGGCCTCGGGAGGCTGTGTTAGCAgaaatcacacagctagtgagtgggaAACCAGTACCGCCGAGGCTGGCATGCTGAGGGGCCACTGGATGGGAGAGGCCACAGAAGGAGACGAAGAGCTTGAACCATAAAAAAGTATTTGTTCCTTTCCTTGAAAAACATTTCCTTTATGTAGTTTTACTCTCATAGTGAACAAATTCAAGGTAAGGAAATCTAAGAGACAATGATAAAAGATAAGggatatttttcagaataaaacaacatgtaccttttttacttaaaaaatgctGCTTGGCTGATCTCTAGATACGTTTACCCTTTTCTCACTGTCAACACTTCCATCACAATATTCCAAATCAGTTAGACTTcccaaaacattaaaatagatCATCCAAGTTACGTATTTTGAAGTTTCTGGTTCAGCCTGGTCAGTTATTAACTCCCTTACTCATACATTCATCCAATAATTATTAGTTATAAAtgaatcaaaaacacaatgaaaaggagtaaaacctttttttttcctgtgatgtTTCACCAGGAGCCCAAAGAAGAAACTGCCCTAGTCTTTTCCTCCCCGGCTGTCTAAGGATAGGCCGCCATCATGAACAACACAGTAACTATCCGCACTAAAAGTCCATGACCAACCGACTACTTCAGAGGAAACAAATGGTCATTGACGTCCTTCACCCCGGGAAGGCAACAGTCCCTGAGACAGAAATTCGGAAA from the Callithrix jacchus isolate 240 chromosome 14, calJac240_pri, whole genome shotgun sequence genome contains:
- the TRAPPC12 gene encoding trafficking protein particle complex subunit 12 isoform X3; amino-acid sequence: MEDAGGGEETPAPEAPRAPHLPPLAPADEEGLLFQEETIDLGGDEFGSEENESASEDSGPLVDKLNEHMMESVVISDSPNNSEGDAGDLGRVREEAEPRGKGDPGPEPAGTPSPTGEAEGDRAPGDAREDEAAAPGSDGTPRQDAAHETPGSEAEAALPEQTPPAADPVPVCTIFSQRAPPAPGDGFEPQMVKSPSFGGANEARARTPPQAVQPSPSLSTFFGDTAASHSLASDFFDSFTTSAFVSVSNPGADSPAPASPPPLTVPGIEGRSEPAATQGPQAAAPPASPEPFAHIQAVFAGSDDPFATALSMSEMDRRNDAWLPGEATRGVLRAVAAQQRGAVFVDKEKLTMPGLRFDNIQGDAVKDLMLRFLGEKTAAKRQVLNASSVEPSFGGLKQLIILANLEQGFAEDGSMSSVTLEGRQASIRLWRSRLGRVMYSMANCLLLMKDYVLAVEAYHSVITYYPEQEPQLLSGIGRIALQIGDIKTAEKYFQDVEKVTQKLDGLQGKIMVLMNRAFLYLGQNNFAEAHRFFTEILRMDPANAVANNNAAVCLLYLGKLKDSLRQLEAMVQQDPRHYLHESVLFNLTTMYELESSRSMQKKQSLLEAVASKEGDSFNTQCLKLA
- the TRAPPC12 gene encoding trafficking protein particle complex subunit 12 isoform X2 — translated: MEDAGGGEETPAPEAPRAPHLPPLAPADEEGLLFQEETIDLGGDEFGSEENESASEDSGPLVDKLNEHMMESVVISDSPNNSEGDAGDLGRVREEAEPRGKGDPGPEPAGTPSPTGEAEGDRAPGDAREDEAAAPGSDGTPRQDAAHETPGSEAEAALPEQTPPAADPVPVCTIFSQRAPPAPGDGFEPQMVKSPSFGGANEARARTPPQAVQPSPSLSTFFGDTAASHSLASDFFDSFTTSAFVSVSNPGADSPAPASPPPLTVPGIEGRSEPAATQGPQAAAPPASPEPFAHIQAVFAGSDDPFATALSMSEMDRRNDAWLPGEATRGVLRAVAAQQRGAVFVDKEKLTMPGLRFDNIQGDAVKDLMLRFLGEKTAAKRQVLNASSVEPSFGGLKQLILWFVRLALLVKLGLFQNAEMEFEPFGNLDQPDLYYEYYPHVYPGRRGSMVPFSMRILHAELQQYLGNPQESLDRLHRVKTVCSKILANLEQGFAEDGSMSSVTLEGRQASIRLWRSRLGRVMYSMANCLLLMKDYVLAVEAYHSVITYYPEQEPQLLSGIGRIALQIGDIKTAEKYFQDVEKVTQKLDGLQGKIMVLMNRAFLYLGQNNFAEAHRFFTEILRMDPANAVANNNAAVCLLYLGKLKDSLRQLEAMVQQDPRHYLHESVLFNLTTMYELESSRSMQKKQSLLEAVASKEGDSFNTQCLKLA